The following coding sequences lie in one Dunckerocampus dactyliophorus isolate RoL2022-P2 chromosome 4, RoL_Ddac_1.1, whole genome shotgun sequence genomic window:
- the nr2f1a gene encoding nuclear receptor subfamily 2 group F member 1-A: MAMVVSVWRDPQEDVAGGPPSGPNPAAQPAREQQQAASAAPHTPQTPSQPGPPSTPGTAGDKGSQNSGQSQQHIECVVCGDKSSGKHYGQFTCEGCKSFFKRSVRRNLTYSCRANRNCPIDQHHRNQCQYCRLKKCLKVGMRREAVQRGRMPPTQPNPGQYALTNGDPLNGHCYLSGYISLLLRAEPYPTSRYGSQCMQPNNIMGIENICELAARLLFSAVEWARNIPFFPDLQITDQVSLLRLTWSELFVLNAAQCSMPLHVAPLLAAAGLHASPMSADRVVAFMDHIRIFQEQVEKLKTLHVDSAEYSCLKAIVLFTSDACGLSDAAHIESLQEKSQCALEEYVRSQYPNQPSRFGKLLLRLPSLRTVSSSVIEQLFFVRLVGKTPIETLIRDMLLSGSSFNWPYMSIQ; the protein is encoded by the exons ATGGCAATGGTAGTTAGCGTCTGGCGAGATCCGCAGGAAGACGTGGCCGGAGGACCTCCGAGCGGCCCCAACCCAGCAGCTCAGCCGGCGAGGGAGCAGCAGCAGGCGGCGTCGGCGGCGCCTCACACCCCGCAGACCCCCAGCCAGCCGGGACCTCCGTCCACGCCGGGCACGGCGGGGGACAAGGGCAGCCAGAACTCGGGGCAGAGCCAGCAGCACATCGAATGCGTGGTGTGCGGGGACAAGTCTAGCGGCAAACACTATGGCCAGTTCACCTGCGAGGGGTGCAAAAGTTTCTTCAAGCGGAGTGTACGCAGGAACTTAACGTACTCATGTCGCGCCAATAGGAACTGTCCCATCGACCAGCACCACCGGAACCAATGCCAGTACTGCCGCCTCAAGAAGTGCTTAAAAGTGGGCATGCGGCGGGAAG cGGTTCAGCGAGGACGAATGCCTCCAACCCAGCCCAACCCAGGCCAGTACGCGCTGACCAACGGGGACCCTCTCAACGGCCATTGCTATCTCTCCGGATACATCTCGTTATTGCTGCGGGCTGAGCCCTACCCCACGTCCCGGTACGGGAGCCAGTGCATGCAGCCCAACAATATCATGGGCATCGAGAACATCTGCGAGCTGGCGGCTCGGTTGCTCTTCAGCGCCGTGGAGTGGGCCAGAAACATCCCTTTCTTTCCCGACCTGCAGATCACCGACCAGGTGTCCCTTCTCAGGCTGACGTGGAGCGAGTTGTTTGTTCTTAATGCCGCCCAGTGCTCCATGCCCCTGCATGTGGCCCCTCTGCTCGCCGCGGCTGGCCTGCACGCCTCGCCCATGTCCGCGGACCGCGTCGTGGCTTTCATGGACCACATCCGGATCTTCCAGGAGCAAGTGGAGAAGCTCAAGACCCTGCACGTAGACTCTGCAGAGTACAGCTGCCTCAAGGCCATCGTGCTTTTCACGTCAG ACGCCTGCGGCCTCTCGGACGCTGCCCACATCGAGAGCCTGCAGGAGAAGTCCCAATGCGCCCTGGAGGAGTACGTGAGGAGCCAGTATCCGAACCAGCCCAGCCGCTTTGGCAAGCTCCTTCTGCGGCTGCCCTCCCTCCGCACCGTGTCCTCGTCGGTAATCGAGCAGCTCTTCTTCGTCCGCTTGGTAGGTAAAACTCCTATTGAAACCCTCATCAGGGATATGCTATTATCCGGGAGCAGCTTCAACTGGCCTTACATGTCCATCCAATGA